The Nakamurella alba genome has a window encoding:
- a CDS encoding dienelactone hydrolase family protein, giving the protein MLGDLTAATVSLTGDGGTEIEAYLARPTDAGPRGGVVVIHHMPGYDAATKEITRRFAALGYDAVMPNLYSREAPPGADPSDAAAVARSRGGVPDDRAVGDIGGAVGFLRGLDSSNGRVGVIGYCSGGRQSVLMSARLDIEAAVDCYGAFVVGDSPEGFPVPMSNLVGLLPEVRAPLLGLFGNEDQHPSPAQVDELDRRLTELDKPHEFHRYDEAGHAFFALDRIAYRVRAAVDGWEKVEDFFARHLQHRPS; this is encoded by the coding sequence GACCTGACGGCGGCGACGGTGTCGCTCACCGGCGACGGCGGGACGGAGATCGAGGCGTACCTGGCCCGGCCGACCGATGCGGGACCACGCGGCGGCGTGGTGGTCATCCACCACATGCCCGGGTACGACGCGGCGACCAAGGAGATCACCCGCCGGTTCGCCGCTCTGGGCTACGACGCGGTGATGCCCAACCTGTACTCACGGGAGGCACCGCCGGGCGCCGACCCGTCCGACGCGGCGGCAGTCGCCCGCAGTCGTGGCGGCGTGCCGGACGACCGCGCGGTGGGCGACATCGGCGGCGCCGTCGGCTTTCTCCGCGGCCTGGACAGCAGCAACGGCAGGGTCGGGGTGATCGGGTACTGCTCCGGCGGGCGGCAGAGCGTGCTGATGTCCGCCCGGCTCGACATCGAGGCCGCGGTCGACTGCTACGGCGCCTTCGTCGTCGGCGATTCGCCGGAGGGCTTCCCGGTGCCGATGTCCAACCTGGTCGGGCTGCTGCCGGAGGTGCGGGCCCCGCTGCTCGGTCTGTTCGGCAACGAGGACCAGCACCCGTCCCCTGCGCAGGTGGACGAGCTGGACCGCCGGCTCACCGAACTGGACAAGCCGCACGAGTTCCACCGCTACGACGAGGCCGGTCACGCCTTCTTCGCCCTCGACCGCATCGCCTACCGGGTGCGGGCCGCCGTCGACGGTTGGGAGAAGGTCGAGGACTTCTTCGCCCGCCACCTGCAGCACCGACCGTCCTGA
- a CDS encoding adenylosuccinate synthetase, producing MSTHIDGHVVVVDLGFGDAGKGATVDRLCAQHPTGAVVRFNGGAQAAHRVVAGDREHVFRQFGSGSLTGTRTLLAGTVAVEPIDLAREADELSALGVADPFALLSVHRDALLTTPIHAATNRAREDARGTGRHGSCGLGIGETVAWSLTHDAPRVADCTEPDLLRRKLDALARACAPVIADSGHHHPSVADLVDLYREFAATVRIVGDEEEARLATYGRLVFEGAQGVLLDEWHGFHPHTTWSTVTPDHALAVLRGIGAGLEDVTVLGVTRSYQTRHGAGPFPSEDSTRADRFPEAANGTGRYQGGFRTGALDPLLLRYAIRACGGVDGLALTHLDRIDTGIDVVTAHLVDDQRLVDIAGPFPVDPEYVQQSALTAQLQRTRVELAAAPTDPAAFTALVAAELGTPVLMAAAGPDRSDITDTTTVPAA from the coding sequence GTGAGCACGCACATCGACGGTCACGTGGTGGTCGTGGACCTGGGGTTCGGCGACGCCGGCAAGGGCGCCACCGTGGACCGGTTGTGCGCGCAGCACCCGACGGGCGCCGTCGTGCGGTTCAACGGCGGCGCCCAGGCGGCCCACCGGGTGGTCGCCGGGGACCGGGAGCACGTGTTCCGGCAGTTCGGGTCGGGATCGCTGACCGGCACCCGCACCCTGCTGGCCGGCACCGTCGCGGTGGAGCCGATCGACCTGGCCCGGGAGGCCGACGAACTGTCCGCCCTCGGGGTCGCCGATCCGTTCGCGCTGCTCTCGGTGCACCGCGACGCCCTGCTCACCACCCCGATCCACGCCGCCACCAACCGCGCCCGGGAGGATGCCCGCGGTACCGGCCGGCACGGCTCCTGCGGCCTGGGCATCGGCGAGACCGTCGCCTGGTCACTGACCCACGACGCTCCCCGGGTCGCCGACTGCACCGAGCCGGACCTGTTGCGGCGCAAGCTGGATGCGCTGGCACGGGCCTGCGCGCCGGTGATCGCCGACTCCGGCCACCACCATCCATCGGTGGCCGACCTGGTGGACCTGTATCGGGAGTTCGCCGCCACCGTCCGGATCGTCGGCGACGAGGAGGAGGCCCGGCTCGCGACCTACGGCCGGTTGGTCTTCGAGGGTGCCCAGGGCGTGCTGCTCGACGAGTGGCACGGCTTCCACCCGCACACCACCTGGTCGACCGTCACCCCTGACCACGCGCTCGCCGTGCTGCGCGGCATCGGTGCCGGACTCGAGGACGTGACGGTGCTCGGCGTCACCCGCAGCTACCAGACCCGCCATGGTGCAGGACCTTTCCCCTCCGAGGACTCCACCAGGGCCGACCGCTTCCCGGAGGCCGCGAACGGCACCGGCCGGTACCAGGGCGGGTTCCGGACCGGCGCGCTCGACCCGCTGTTGCTGCGCTACGCGATCCGCGCCTGCGGCGGCGTCGACGGACTGGCCTTGACCCACCTGGACCGGATCGACACCGGGATCGACGTCGTAACAGCACATCTCGTCGACGATCAGCGGCTGGTCGACATCGCCGGACCGTTCCCGGTGGACCCGGAGTACGTGCAGCAGAGCGCGCTGACCGCTCAGCTGCAACGCACCCGGGTGGAACTGGCGGCCGCCCCGACCGATCCTGCCGCGTTCACCGCACTTGTCGCCGCGGAACTGGGCACTCCTGTCCTGATGGCCGCCGCTGGCCCGGACCGTTCCGACATCACGGACACGACAACGGTTCCCGCCGCCTGA
- a CDS encoding NUDIX hydrolase, whose protein sequence is MAEVPDSSLVSVDVLALRYLADDEVPLLGVVARSQPPFRGRLALPGVLLGRGERLREAGSRALTGKLGTPAAAIRGMGQLLTFDEPLRDPRGPTLSVALWAVVAAAAPEVEFAPLDRVPELAFDHDGIVRDCRPALGDLLWRETTFTRALLGERFTLARAVTATAALQGGRPDPANLNRLLRRSEWLERDESERVSTGGRPAAWWTWRSG, encoded by the coding sequence ATGGCCGAGGTCCCTGACTCGTCACTGGTGTCCGTCGACGTGCTCGCCCTGCGCTACCTCGCGGATGACGAGGTGCCGTTGCTGGGCGTCGTCGCCCGGTCCCAGCCCCCGTTCCGCGGTCGGCTGGCGCTGCCCGGGGTCCTGCTCGGACGCGGGGAGCGGTTGCGGGAGGCCGGGAGTCGCGCGCTGACCGGCAAGCTGGGCACCCCGGCGGCCGCGATCCGCGGGATGGGTCAGCTGCTCACCTTCGACGAACCGCTGCGCGATCCGCGCGGGCCGACCTTGTCGGTGGCGCTGTGGGCGGTGGTGGCCGCCGCGGCGCCCGAGGTGGAGTTCGCACCGTTGGACCGGGTGCCGGAGCTGGCCTTCGACCACGACGGGATCGTCCGGGACTGCCGTCCCGCCCTGGGCGACCTTCTCTGGCGGGAAACGACTTTCACCCGGGCCCTGCTGGGTGAGCGCTTCACCCTCGCCCGGGCGGTGACTGCGACCGCTGCGCTGCAGGGCGGCCGGCCCGATCCGGCGAACCTCAACAGGCTGCTGCGCCGTTCCGAGTGGCTGGAGCGGGACGAGTCCGAGCGGGTGTCCACCGGTGGTCGCCCGGCCGCCTGGTGGACCTGGCGGTCGGGCTGA
- the pta gene encoding phosphate acetyltransferase, with translation MSRSVYIASPEGESGKSTVALGLADLLTRRVGRVGVFRPVTESVASTDLVVELLLDHPGIEQGYADAIGVGYADMHRDQDAALSTIVEKFHALSARYEVLIVLGSDYTDVSTPNELAFNARVAANLGVPVVLVVHGRGRTPAQVRTAVDMAASELAAAHAHPIAVIANRVEPADLDAVRAALAAGATGPVAAIPEVPLLVAPTVGALLEACDGRLVRGSTEWLERESLGFVVAAMSLPNVLIRLHEDVTVIAPGDRSDLLPGLVMAHQSGTFPHLSAIVLTGGYAPPEPVARLIEGVQQDLPIIVSDGGTFETAAALAAVRGRLSAGATAKIETARRVFAESVDGEALLDAMDLAASQVVTPLMFQHRLLDRARSRRRHIVLPEGEDPRILAATASLLRLGVAELTLLGDENSIRAKASAAGLDIGAATILSPHEPELVEKFAVEYARIRERKGMTVERAREIVTDVSYFGTMMVHLGMADGMVSGAMHTTAHTIRPGFEIIRTAPGTAIVSSVFLMCLADRVLVYGDCAVNPDPTAEQLADIAVSSAATAAQFGIDPRVAMLSYSTGTSGAGADVEKVREATDVVHRERPDLLVEGPIQYDAAVDPSVAASKMPDSAVAGRATVLIFPDLNTGNNTYKAVQRSAGAVAIGPVLQGLNKPVNDLSRGALVADIVNTVAITAIQAAESGASDVVAGEGVSA, from the coding sequence ATGTCGCGCAGCGTCTACATCGCCTCGCCCGAGGGGGAGTCCGGCAAGTCCACGGTTGCGCTCGGACTCGCCGACCTGCTGACCCGGCGGGTCGGCCGGGTCGGGGTCTTCCGGCCGGTCACCGAGTCCGTGGCGAGCACCGACCTGGTGGTCGAGCTGCTGCTGGACCACCCGGGGATCGAGCAGGGGTACGCCGACGCGATCGGCGTCGGTTACGCGGACATGCACCGTGACCAGGACGCGGCGCTGTCGACCATCGTCGAGAAGTTCCACGCGCTCTCCGCCCGCTACGAGGTGCTGATCGTGCTGGGCAGCGACTACACCGACGTCTCCACCCCCAACGAGCTGGCATTCAACGCCCGGGTGGCGGCGAACCTGGGCGTGCCGGTGGTGCTGGTGGTGCACGGCCGCGGCCGCACCCCGGCGCAGGTGCGGACGGCGGTCGACATGGCGGCCTCGGAACTGGCCGCCGCGCATGCGCACCCGATCGCGGTCATCGCCAACCGGGTCGAGCCGGCGGACCTGGACGCGGTGCGGGCGGCGTTGGCGGCGGGGGCCACCGGGCCGGTCGCGGCGATCCCGGAGGTGCCGCTGCTGGTGGCACCGACCGTCGGGGCGCTGCTGGAGGCGTGCGACGGCCGGTTGGTGCGTGGCAGCACCGAGTGGCTGGAGCGGGAGTCGCTCGGGTTCGTGGTCGCGGCCATGTCGCTGCCCAACGTGTTGATCCGGCTGCACGAGGACGTCACGGTCATCGCTCCCGGCGATCGCTCCGACCTGCTGCCTGGGCTGGTGATGGCGCACCAGTCGGGCACCTTCCCGCACCTGTCGGCGATCGTGCTGACCGGTGGCTACGCGCCGCCGGAGCCGGTGGCTCGGCTGATCGAGGGCGTGCAGCAGGACCTGCCGATCATCGTCAGCGACGGCGGCACCTTCGAGACCGCCGCCGCGCTCGCGGCCGTCCGCGGCCGGTTGTCGGCCGGTGCCACGGCCAAGATCGAGACCGCCCGGCGGGTCTTCGCCGAGTCGGTGGACGGCGAGGCACTGCTGGACGCCATGGATCTCGCGGCGTCCCAGGTCGTCACGCCGCTGATGTTCCAGCACCGGCTGCTGGACCGGGCGCGGAGCCGGCGCCGGCACATCGTGCTGCCCGAGGGTGAGGACCCGCGGATCCTGGCGGCGACCGCCTCGCTGCTCCGGCTGGGCGTTGCCGAGCTCACACTGCTCGGCGACGAGAACTCCATCAGGGCCAAGGCCTCCGCGGCCGGGCTGGACATCGGGGCGGCGACCATCCTGTCGCCGCACGAGCCGGAACTGGTCGAGAAGTTCGCCGTCGAGTACGCGCGGATCCGCGAGCGCAAGGGCATGACGGTCGAGCGGGCACGCGAGATCGTCACCGACGTCTCTTATTTCGGCACCATGATGGTGCACCTGGGAATGGCCGACGGCATGGTGTCCGGCGCCATGCACACCACCGCACACACCATCCGGCCCGGGTTCGAGATCATCCGCACCGCACCGGGGACGGCGATCGTGTCCAGCGTGTTCCTGATGTGTCTGGCCGACCGGGTGCTGGTCTACGGCGACTGCGCGGTCAACCCCGACCCGACCGCCGAGCAGCTCGCCGACATCGCGGTGTCCTCGGCCGCGACCGCCGCGCAGTTCGGCATCGATCCGCGGGTGGCCATGCTGTCCTACTCGACAGGGACGTCGGGGGCCGGTGCGGATGTCGAGAAGGTGCGCGAGGCCACCGATGTGGTCCACCGGGAGCGGCCGGATCTGTTGGTGGAGGGGCCGATCCAGTACGACGCGGCGGTCGACCCGTCGGTGGCCGCGTCGAAGATGCCGGACTCGGCGGTGGCGGGCCGCGCCACGGTGCTGATCTTCCCGGACCTGAACACCGGCAACAACACCTACAAGGCCGTGCAGCGCAGTGCCGGCGCGGTGGCGATCGGCCCGGTGCTGCAGGGGCTGAACAAGCCGGTCAACGACCTCTCCCGCGGCGCGCTGGTGGCCGACATCGTGAACACCGTTGCCATCACGGCGATCCAGGCGGCGGAGAGCGGTGCGTCGGACGTCGTTGCCGGAGAAGGGGTGTCGGCATGA
- a CDS encoding DUF6295 family protein, translated as MCTYATLQTAIDGSAKAPGGRWHHVSEATVYFDHPVHAMAEHTLNIDITGTPSDPAARIAVELTAESARALVRAINGALASAPADMTV; from the coding sequence ATGTGCACCTACGCCACCCTGCAGACAGCCATCGACGGCAGCGCCAAGGCGCCCGGCGGCCGCTGGCACCACGTCAGCGAGGCCACCGTCTACTTCGACCATCCGGTGCACGCGATGGCCGAGCACACGCTCAACATCGACATCACCGGGACGCCGTCGGATCCCGCCGCACGCATCGCCGTCGAGCTGACCGCGGAGTCGGCGCGGGCGCTGGTCCGGGCGATCAACGGCGCGTTGGCCTCGGCCCCGGCGGACATGACGGTCTGA
- a CDS encoding YbhB/YbcL family Raf kinase inhibitor-like protein, with product MSLDRPLPPDPYELLPAVGSFTVTSNDLEPGGTIGHDFIADGGNTSPQLAWTGFPEGTKSFVVTAYDPDAPTPSGFWHWALAGIPGSVTVLPRGAGSHSGELPVGAFHLRNDGGAAGYYGPQPPAGDRPHRYYFVVHALDVEALEIDEQVSCAVLSFNMVFHTLARGILMGTYQNAG from the coding sequence ATGTCGCTGGACCGCCCGCTGCCCCCGGACCCCTACGAGCTGCTGCCCGCTGTGGGCTCGTTCACCGTGACCAGCAACGATCTCGAGCCGGGCGGCACGATCGGGCACGACTTCATCGCGGACGGCGGCAACACCTCGCCGCAGCTGGCCTGGACCGGTTTCCCGGAGGGCACCAAGAGCTTCGTGGTGACCGCCTACGACCCGGACGCGCCGACCCCGAGCGGGTTCTGGCACTGGGCGCTGGCCGGGATCCCCGGGTCGGTGACGGTGCTGCCGCGCGGCGCCGGGTCGCATTCCGGCGAGCTGCCGGTCGGGGCGTTCCACCTGCGCAACGACGGCGGTGCCGCCGGCTACTACGGCCCACAGCCGCCGGCCGGTGACCGCCCGCACCGGTACTACTTCGTGGTGCACGCGCTGGACGTCGAGGCGCTGGAAATCGACGAGCAGGTGTCCTGCGCCGTGCTCTCGTTCAACATGGTCTTCCACACCCTGGCCCGCGGAATCCTGATGGGCACCTACCAGAACGCGGGCTGA
- a CDS encoding HNH endonuclease family protein — MRGGRRGRRLLLAVLAAGLVACSPAVDGSAVPAPGAVVAGTPRPSAEPTTSTPITSTPTATAPPTTTRPGTGPTSATSTGSTTPGTPTAPTGPTVPTPTTPGPTQTGSGGPSPTVPPGAAITALGALPVKGRAPSTGYERELFGDAWTDDVEVDGGHNGCDTRNDILRRDLDPMVLKPGTQGCVAASGTLADPYTGTVIDFVRGPDSAEVQIDHVVALADAWQKGAQQLDPARRIDFANDPLNLLAVQGAANQSKGAGDAATWLPAQRGFRCEYVARQIAVKGRYDLWVTAAERDAMATILGDCPGQPLPSTTDTSVPVTVR; from the coding sequence GTGCGAGGTGGACGACGGGGGAGGCGGCTGCTGCTCGCCGTCTTGGCCGCCGGTCTGGTCGCCTGCTCCCCCGCGGTCGACGGATCCGCCGTCCCGGCCCCCGGTGCAGTCGTCGCGGGTACGCCCCGGCCGTCCGCGGAACCCACCACCTCCACACCCATTACCTCCACACCGACAGCCACCGCACCGCCGACCACCACACGTCCGGGTACCGGCCCGACCTCGGCGACATCGACCGGATCGACGACTCCCGGCACACCGACAGCGCCGACAGGACCGACTGTCCCCACCCCGACCACACCCGGGCCCACCCAGACCGGCAGCGGCGGGCCGTCACCCACGGTCCCGCCCGGCGCGGCGATCACCGCCCTGGGCGCACTGCCGGTGAAGGGCCGGGCACCGTCCACCGGCTACGAGCGGGAGCTGTTCGGGGACGCCTGGACCGACGACGTCGAGGTCGACGGCGGGCACAACGGCTGCGACACCCGCAACGACATCCTGCGCCGTGACCTGGATCCCATGGTGCTCAAACCCGGGACCCAGGGCTGTGTCGCCGCTTCCGGCACCCTCGCCGACCCCTACACCGGCACCGTCATCGATTTCGTCCGCGGCCCGGACAGCGCCGAGGTGCAGATCGACCATGTGGTGGCGCTCGCCGACGCCTGGCAGAAGGGCGCGCAGCAGCTCGACCCGGCCCGCCGGATCGACTTCGCCAACGACCCGCTCAACCTGCTCGCGGTGCAGGGCGCGGCGAACCAGAGCAAGGGTGCGGGCGATGCAGCGACCTGGCTGCCCGCGCAGCGCGGATTCCGCTGCGAGTACGTCGCCCGGCAGATCGCGGTCAAGGGACGCTACGACCTCTGGGTGACCGCTGCCGAGAGGGACGCGATGGCAACTATTCTCGGTGACTGCCCGGGCCAGCCGCTGCCGAGCACGACGGACACCTCGGTGCCGGTGACCGTCCGCTGA
- a CDS encoding PPOX class F420-dependent oxidoreductase gives MPRTIATNTQADIHALLDFVRPRHHMVLITQRRDHGPQASPVTGGVDEAGRIVISSYPERAKSRNAERTGHATVLVLSDDFNGAWVQVEGPAEVLQLPEAVEPLVDYFRSIAGEHSDWDEYRQAMVDQGKCLIRITPERWSPIATGGFPARLA, from the coding sequence ATGCCCCGCACCATCGCCACGAACACGCAGGCTGACATCCATGCGCTGCTGGACTTCGTCCGGCCCCGGCACCACATGGTGCTGATCACCCAGCGGCGCGACCACGGACCGCAGGCGTCACCGGTGACCGGTGGCGTCGACGAGGCCGGCCGGATCGTCATCTCCAGCTACCCGGAGCGGGCCAAATCGCGGAACGCCGAGCGCACCGGACACGCCACCGTGCTGGTGCTCTCCGACGACTTCAACGGGGCCTGGGTCCAGGTGGAGGGTCCCGCCGAGGTGCTGCAGCTGCCCGAGGCGGTCGAGCCGCTGGTCGACTACTTCCGGTCCATCGCCGGCGAGCACTCCGACTGGGACGAGTACCGGCAGGCCATGGTCGACCAGGGCAAGTGCCTGATCCGGATCACCCCGGAGCGCTGGTCCCCGATCGCCACCGGCGGCTTCCCCGCCCGGCTCGCCTGA
- a CDS encoding acetate/propionate family kinase: MKSAVLVINAGSSSMKYQLVDPAAGAAVATGLIERIGDPHSRAVHTYAGNRTTFEGAVPDHAAALGVMQRLFDESGSRLDGIRLIAVGHRVVQGGTRWSAPVVVDDEVLRGIRELSSLAPLHNPANALGIEQAAAAFPGVPQVAVFDTAFFADLPAAASTYAIEATTAQRYGIRRYGAHGTSHQYVSGQVADVLGRDLSELRQIVLHLGNGASASAVLGGRAIETSMGLTPLEGLVMGTRSGDVDPGVLIHLMRVAGVGADQLEDLLNRRSGVLGLAGVSDFRDLTGRVDDGDADATLALDVYCHRIRKYVGAYHAVLGGADVITFTAGVGENSPVVRARVLAGLERLGIELDPERNAARSPHARVISPAGAAITVMVVPTNEELAIARAAAELVQ, translated from the coding sequence ATGAAGTCGGCCGTGCTGGTGATCAACGCGGGATCGTCGTCGATGAAGTACCAGTTGGTCGACCCGGCGGCCGGGGCCGCCGTCGCCACCGGGCTGATCGAACGGATCGGCGACCCGCACTCCCGGGCCGTGCACACCTACGCCGGAAACCGGACCACCTTCGAGGGGGCGGTCCCGGACCACGCCGCGGCGCTCGGTGTCATGCAGCGGCTGTTCGACGAGTCGGGGTCGCGGCTGGACGGGATCCGGCTGATCGCGGTCGGGCACCGGGTGGTGCAGGGCGGGACCCGTTGGAGCGCACCGGTGGTCGTCGACGACGAGGTGCTGCGCGGGATCCGGGAGCTGTCCTCGCTGGCGCCGCTGCACAACCCGGCGAACGCCCTGGGCATCGAGCAAGCGGCCGCGGCGTTCCCCGGGGTGCCGCAGGTCGCCGTCTTCGACACCGCCTTCTTCGCGGACCTGCCGGCCGCGGCATCCACCTACGCGATCGAGGCGACGACCGCGCAGCGGTACGGGATCCGGCGGTACGGCGCGCACGGCACCTCGCACCAGTACGTGTCCGGGCAGGTCGCCGACGTGCTCGGCCGGGACCTCTCGGAGCTGCGGCAGATCGTGCTGCACCTGGGCAACGGCGCCTCCGCTTCCGCGGTGCTGGGCGGCCGGGCGATCGAGACCTCCATGGGACTCACACCTCTCGAGGGCCTGGTGATGGGGACCCGCAGCGGCGACGTGGATCCCGGGGTGCTCATCCACCTGATGCGGGTGGCCGGTGTCGGCGCCGACCAGCTGGAGGACCTGCTGAACCGGCGCTCCGGGGTGCTCGGGCTGGCCGGCGTCAGCGACTTCCGGGACCTCACCGGGCGTGTCGACGACGGGGATGCCGACGCGACGCTGGCGCTGGACGTCTACTGCCACCGGATCCGGAAGTACGTGGGCGCGTACCACGCGGTGCTCGGCGGGGCCGATGTCATCACGTTCACCGCCGGCGTCGGGGAGAACTCGCCGGTGGTGCGGGCGCGGGTGCTGGCCGGGCTGGAGCGACTGGGCATCGAACTGGACCCGGAGCGCAACGCCGCCCGCTCCCCGCACGCCCGGGTGATCTCGCCGGCGGGGGCCGCGATCACCGTGATGGTGGTGCCGACCAACGAGGAGCTGGCGATCGCCCGGGCCGCGGCGGAGCTGGTGCAGTAG
- a CDS encoding TrpB-like pyridoxal phosphate-dependent enzyme, with protein MTVRQHKYLLDESEMPTRWYNIVPDLPEPPAPPLHPGTHEPVGPDDLAPLFPMDLILQEVSTESYIDIPDEVQDVYRLWRPSPLFRAHRLEQALGTPARIYYKYEGVSPAGSHKPNTAVPQAFYNAKEGTKKLTTETGAGQWGIALAFACSLFGLECEVWQVGASFDSKPYRRTVMETFGASVHRSPSQLTEAGRAFAADHPGSLGIAISEAVEVAGQHPEVKYALGSVLNHVLLHQTIIGEEALLQLAKAGESGADLVIGCTGGGSNFGGLAFPFIREKLAGRQNPVIRAVEPASCPSLTRGEYRYDFGDTAGFTPLLKMHTLGHDFVPDPIHAGGLRYHGMAPLISHIYELGLMEALSIEQTECFAAAVQFARTEGIVPAPEPTHALAATIREALACKESGEEKVIVTALCGHGMLDMAAYDAYLQGRMTDLELTDDRLAAALATVPSLA; from the coding sequence ATGACGGTCCGGCAGCACAAGTACCTGCTCGACGAGTCGGAGATGCCGACGCGCTGGTACAACATCGTCCCGGACCTGCCGGAGCCGCCCGCGCCGCCGCTGCACCCCGGCACCCACGAGCCGGTCGGGCCGGACGACCTGGCCCCGCTGTTCCCGATGGACTTGATCCTGCAGGAGGTCTCGACCGAGAGCTACATCGACATCCCGGACGAGGTGCAGGACGTCTACCGGTTGTGGCGGCCCTCGCCGCTCTTCCGGGCGCACCGCCTCGAGCAGGCGCTCGGCACGCCGGCGCGGATCTACTACAAGTACGAGGGCGTGTCGCCGGCCGGATCGCACAAGCCCAACACCGCCGTGCCGCAGGCGTTCTACAACGCCAAGGAGGGCACGAAGAAGCTCACCACCGAGACCGGCGCCGGCCAGTGGGGGATCGCGCTGGCGTTCGCCTGCTCGCTCTTCGGCCTGGAGTGCGAGGTCTGGCAGGTCGGCGCCTCCTTCGACTCCAAGCCCTACCGGCGCACGGTGATGGAGACGTTCGGCGCCTCCGTGCACCGGTCGCCCTCCCAGCTGACCGAGGCCGGCCGGGCCTTCGCCGCCGATCATCCGGGGTCGCTGGGCATCGCGATCTCCGAGGCGGTCGAGGTGGCCGGGCAGCACCCGGAGGTCAAGTACGCGCTCGGCTCGGTGCTCAACCACGTACTGCTGCACCAGACGATCATCGGCGAGGAGGCGTTGCTGCAGCTGGCGAAGGCCGGTGAGTCCGGCGCCGACCTGGTGATCGGCTGCACCGGCGGCGGGTCCAACTTCGGCGGCCTGGCCTTCCCGTTCATCCGGGAGAAGCTGGCCGGCCGGCAGAACCCGGTGATCCGCGCCGTCGAGCCGGCCTCCTGTCCGTCGCTGACCCGCGGCGAGTACCGGTACGACTTCGGCGACACCGCCGGCTTCACCCCGCTGCTGAAGATGCACACCCTCGGTCACGACTTCGTCCCGGACCCGATCCACGCCGGCGGCCTGCGCTATCACGGCATGGCGCCGCTGATCTCGCACATCTACGAGCTCGGGCTGATGGAGGCGCTCTCGATCGAGCAGACCGAGTGCTTCGCCGCCGCCGTGCAGTTCGCCCGGACCGAGGGCATCGTGCCCGCCCCGGAGCCGACCCACGCCCTCGCCGCGACCATCCGGGAGGCGTTGGCCTGCAAGGAGTCCGGAGAGGAGAAGGTGATCGTCACCGCGCTCTGCGGCCACGGCATGCTGGACATGGCCGCCTACGACGCCTACCTGCAGGGCCGGATGACCGACCTCGAGCTCACCGACGACCGCCTCGCCGCCGCCCTCGCCACCGTCCCCTCCCTCGCCTGA
- a CDS encoding LON peptidase substrate-binding domain-containing protein → MTRLPLFPLGTVLFPGLPLPLQVFEPRYRRLVEDLLTLPDGARRFGVVGIRAGLEVGTDHSNDLYDVGCVAEMRRVVAHPDGRFDILAVGVERFRLDSVGHEDDGLAFGEVEVLGEPEGPEAGTLSEEVHGQFSAYVLALLAARGLEPDELPELPDGARATSFAVAGAVLLGNAEKQRLLEAASVGDRLRLELELLRRETAMARDMSTRPAVEMSRQPYSQN, encoded by the coding sequence GTGACCCGGTTGCCACTCTTCCCGCTCGGGACGGTGCTGTTCCCGGGCCTCCCGCTGCCGCTGCAGGTGTTCGAGCCGCGCTATCGGCGGCTGGTCGAGGATCTGCTGACGCTGCCCGACGGGGCGCGCCGGTTCGGCGTGGTCGGGATCCGGGCCGGGCTGGAGGTCGGCACCGACCACAGCAACGACCTGTACGACGTCGGCTGCGTGGCCGAGATGCGGCGGGTGGTCGCGCACCCGGACGGGCGGTTCGACATCCTCGCGGTCGGGGTCGAGCGGTTCCGGCTGGACTCCGTCGGGCACGAGGACGACGGCCTGGCATTCGGCGAGGTCGAGGTGCTCGGCGAGCCGGAAGGTCCCGAGGCGGGGACGCTGTCCGAAGAGGTGCACGGGCAGTTCTCCGCCTACGTCCTGGCGCTGCTGGCCGCGCGGGGTCTGGAGCCGGACGAGCTACCGGAGTTGCCGGACGGAGCCCGGGCGACGTCCTTCGCCGTGGCCGGCGCGGTGCTGCTGGGCAATGCGGAGAAGCAGCGGCTGCTGGAGGCGGCGAGCGTGGGTGACCGGTTGCGGCTCGAGCTGGAGCTGCTGCGCCGGGAAACGGCGATGGCGCGCGACATGTCGACCCGGCCGGCGGTCGAGATGTCGCGGCAGCCCTACAGTCAGAACTGA